The genomic window CAAAAATATCTTTTATTGTTTTTACACACATATCTTCATCAGTATATCCGGCTTCCATAATCTCCTGGATTTTTTTTAATTCATGGTCTTCTATACTGAAAACCCCTTCTTTATTAAATCTTCCGTAGATTTCTGCCACTTTATCAGCATCTCCCAAGATATGATAAAGAAACCTCTCAAGGTTGGAAGAAACTAAAATATCCATAGAAGGACTCATAGTTTTATGAAAATCTCTTTTTTTATCATAAGTTCCCTTTTGAAGAAAATCCGTCAGAACATTGTTTTTATTAGAAGCACACATGAGTTTCCCCACAGGAAGTCCCATCTCCATTGCATAATACCCTGCTAAAATATTACCAAAATTTCCAGTTGGTACACAAAAGTCTACTTTTTCCCCCAGAGTAATTTCATCATCTCTCAACATTTGAGCATAAGCTTTAAAATAATATATTACTTGAGGAAGAAGCCTTCCTAGATTGATAGAATTTGCCGAAGACAATTCTAGCCCTTTTAGAGAACTATTAAACTCTTCATCTGAAAAAATATCTTTCACACCTGTCTGGCAGTCATCAAAATTTCCCTTCAATGCAGAAACAGTTAGATTATCTCCTTCTGTTGTTATCATTTGAAGTTTTTGAACCTGACTTACACCCTCTTCTGGATAAAATACAACTACCTTTATTCCCTTTAAGTTTTTAAATCCTTCGAGGGCGGCCTTTCCAGTATCACCAGAAGTAGCAACCAATATAAGTGTATCATCTACTGCATTTGTCTTTTCCCTTGCCTTTACAAAAAGTCTTGGCATAAGTTGGAGGGCCATATCTTTAAAAGCAGCTGTCGGACCGTGCCACAACTCCATTATGTATATCCCGTCCTCTACTTTTACGACAGGCGTCCTCTCTTTATGTGAGAAATTAGCATCGCTGTAAGCCCCCTCTACACATTCTCTTATTTCTTCTTCTGTATAGTCAGAAAGGTATTTTTTCAGTACTTCCATAGAAACTTCTTGATAATTAAGTTCTTTCAAGCTATTTATCTCATCGAGAGTAAATTTTGGAAATTTTTCAGGTACAAAGAGTCCTCCACCTGGTACCATCCCTTCTCTTATAGCTTCTGCTGCTGAGTAACTTTTTTTAAGATTCCCTCTAGTACTAACGTATCTCATTTTTCCCTCCTTAAAAATATCTCAGCAATGGGAGGAGATCTCTGTAATTTTTAAACTCCATATTTACACTGCTGTTGTCCTCTACATGAAATTTATTAACTCTCAAAAATATAAAGGTAAGAGCTATTCTTATGAGAGCTTCATCCATGAGCTCCATCTCTTCCTTGGTTATCTTTCTCTCAGTTTCATAGGCTTTTAAAAAAATTTTAGTCAATTTATTTTCAACTTCTTCGGAAAATCCTCTGTTTCTTATCCAAAAGCTTATGACTATTGCCAGATCCAACACAAGAGGGCCTCTTAAACAGTCGTTAAAATCAATTATCCCTGATATTTCCCCATCCTTCATAAAAACATTATCAGGAAAAATATCATTGTGAATGATCCCAAAAGGAAGCTTTGAATAATCTACATTAGATGCTCTTTCATAATATCCCATAATAAAATCATAGTCATCCTTCAATATTCCTTTAAGATCAGCCTTTGATATTATATTGTAAAAATATTGCATATCTATTTTTCTATTTCTCTTTATATCCCTATTTTTCAATAGATTATGCATTTTACCTAGCTTCTGACCTATCTCTTTCATATTGTTTTCATCAATAGACTCTACCTTTTCTCCGTTTATAAATGTAAAAACAGAAGCCATCTTTCCATCTATGAATGTATAGTTTTCCCCAGAAATATTCTTTATAGCTATAGGACATGGAAATCCATTTGAATTAAGATATTCTAGAAATTCAAGTTCTTTTGCCTCTTCAGTA from uncultured Ilyobacter sp. includes these protein-coding regions:
- the thrC gene encoding threonine synthase, which gives rise to MRYVSTRGNLKKSYSAAEAIREGMVPGGGLFVPEKFPKFTLDEINSLKELNYQEVSMEVLKKYLSDYTEEEIRECVEGAYSDANFSHKERTPVVKVEDGIYIMELWHGPTAAFKDMALQLMPRLFVKAREKTNAVDDTLILVATSGDTGKAALEGFKNLKGIKVVVFYPEEGVSQVQKLQMITTEGDNLTVSALKGNFDDCQTGVKDIFSDEEFNSSLKGLELSSANSINLGRLLPQVIYYFKAYAQMLRDDEITLGEKVDFCVPTGNFGNILAGYYAMEMGLPVGKLMCASNKNNVLTDFLQKGTYDKKRDFHKTMSPSMDILVSSNLERFLYHILGDADKVAEIYGRFNKEGVFSIEDHELKKIQEIMEAGYTDEDMCVKTIKDIFENDQYIMDTHTAVAMSVALRKQTERKVVVLSTASIYKFPSSVLKSFGKQGETEFQEIDMLNEITGVELHSAVKGIEKLPVLHKNCIEKNGMKEFLENLIKK
- a CDS encoding homoserine kinase; amino-acid sequence: MAVYTKLSDDYIKNILKSYSFKKVDRIEEISEGILNTNYFIEGDRGKFIFRILEGDRDYTEEAKELEFLEYLNSNGFPCPIAIKNISGENYTFIDGKMASVFTFINGEKVESIDENNMKEIGQKLGKMHNLLKNRDIKRNRKIDMQYFYNIISKADLKGILKDDYDFIMGYYERASNVDYSKLPFGIIHNDIFPDNVFMKDGEISGIIDFNDCLRGPLVLDLAIVISFWIRNRGFSEEVENKLTKIFLKAYETERKITKEEMELMDEALIRIALTFIFLRVNKFHVEDNSSVNMEFKNYRDLLPLLRYF